In one window of Chryseobacterium phocaeense DNA:
- the tnpA gene encoding IS200/IS605 family transposase, producing MPFIKIYIHLVFSTKNRVPHLNTFDLRIKVWKHIKENASEKKIFLDMVNGYSDHCHCLISLGSHQTVEKVVQLLKGESSYWINKNQLTPEKFSWQDEYFAVSVSESKVDAVRNYIKNQEKHHQKKGFAEEYQEFLEKNNFV from the coding sequence ATGCCTTTTATAAAAATTTATATCCACCTTGTTTTCTCAACAAAAAACCGGGTGCCTCATTTAAATACATTTGATTTAAGAATAAAAGTATGGAAACATATTAAGGAAAATGCTTCGGAGAAGAAGATTTTTCTGGATATGGTCAATGGTTATTCTGATCATTGCCATTGTCTGATTTCATTAGGCTCACACCAGACTGTAGAGAAGGTTGTGCAACTATTAAAGGGAGAATCTTCTTATTGGATTAATAAAAACCAGCTAACACCGGAGAAGTTCTCATGGCAGGACGAATATTTCGCTGTTTCAGTTTCTGAATCAAAGGTTGATGCTGTAAGAAATTATATTAAAAATCAGGAGAAGCATCATCAGAAGAAGGGCTTTGCAGAGGAATACCAGGAATTTCTTGAAAAAAATAATTTTGTATAG
- a CDS encoding DinB family protein, translating into MSDFQKYVQRYLDQIPSENWIVELKISGDKTIDLYSNLTEEQSFFAYAEGKWSLKELLLHLSDTERVFQYRILSFARGDKAELPGFDEEIFAVNSFANQRSLESLLDEYKLVRKSSRILIETLDSSVLKNTGIAHGNPLTVETIGKLIVGHNYHHLRIIEERYLPGMK; encoded by the coding sequence ATGTCTGATTTTCAAAAATACGTACAAAGATACCTCGATCAGATTCCTTCCGAAAACTGGATCGTAGAATTAAAAATATCAGGAGATAAAACCATAGACCTGTACTCAAACCTTACGGAAGAACAGTCTTTTTTTGCTTATGCCGAAGGAAAATGGAGTCTTAAAGAACTTCTGCTTCATTTGTCAGATACCGAAAGAGTGTTCCAATACAGAATCCTCTCTTTTGCAAGAGGTGATAAGGCGGAACTTCCCGGTTTTGATGAAGAAATTTTTGCGGTGAATTCTTTTGCAAATCAAAGATCTCTGGAATCTTTGCTTGATGAATATAAACTGGTTAGAAAATCTTCCCGGATCCTGATTGAAACCCTTGATTCCTCAGTTTTAAAAAATACAGGAATAGCCCATGGAAATCCGCTGACTGTAGAAACCATCGGAAAACTGATTGTAGGACATAATTATCATCATCTGAGGATTATTGAAGAGCGGTATCTGCCGGGGATGAAATAG
- a CDS encoding GNAT family N-acetyltransferase has product MKNTRKATAQDLNQLAELFDQYRVFYHKESDVPAAENFLKERIEHKDSEIFVAEHDGKLTGFVQLYPIFSSTRMQRYWLLNDLYVNGDHRGKGYSKELIEEAKELCRSTNACGVLLETGKSNDVGNRLYPACGFELYDSVNFYEWTNRDN; this is encoded by the coding sequence ATGAAAAACACCAGAAAAGCTACAGCCCAGGACTTAAATCAATTAGCGGAATTATTTGACCAGTACAGGGTCTTTTATCATAAAGAATCAGATGTGCCGGCTGCTGAAAATTTCCTGAAAGAAAGGATAGAACATAAAGATTCCGAAATATTTGTCGCGGAACACGATGGAAAACTGACAGGATTTGTTCAGCTGTACCCCATATTTTCATCCACCAGAATGCAGCGTTACTGGCTGCTGAACGACCTTTATGTCAATGGTGACCATAGAGGGAAAGGTTATTCCAAAGAATTGATTGAAGAAGCAAAAGAACTGTGCAGATCAACCAATGCCTGCGGAGTCCTACTGGAAACCGGAAAAAGCAATGATGTCGGCAACCGGCTGTACCCGGCCTGCGGCTTCGAATTGTATGATTCCGTGAATTTCTATGAATGGACTAACAGAGACAATTAA